The following proteins are co-located in the Rattus norvegicus strain BN/NHsdMcwi chromosome X, GRCr8, whole genome shotgun sequence genome:
- the Cenpwl1 gene encoding centromere protein W-like translates to MVLSTTVCRRIRHKAPCAFLKRTLKQKKPRLSLEKRCDLLIHLNCLLFVQKLAEESRTNAGESKSGVIKKDHVCAAAKVILKKSKG, encoded by the coding sequence ATGGTGCTCTCCACCACAGTCTGTAGGCGGATAAGGCACAAGGCGCCCTGCGCCTTCCTCAAGCGCACCTTAAAGCAGAAGAAGCCGCGGCTCAGTCTGGAGAAGCGCTGCGACCTCCTGATCCATTTGAATTGCCTACTCTTTGTTCAGAAATTGGCAGAAGAGTCTAGGACAAATGCTGGTGAAAGTAAATCTGGAGTTATCAAAAAGGATCATGTATGTGCTGCAGCAAAGGTAATTCTGAAGAAGAGCAAAGGATAG